Proteins from a single region of Coraliomargarita parva:
- a CDS encoding DUF4350 domain-containing protein has translation MKRQWPSVLLFLLAFGGMLAGLGWLVKTRFETGDAYPRGSSFRADPQGSKVLYESLRQLPELEVGRNFEPFEQLGRIPPSSTLLLLNLQGRALHELALTSAVEQFVSGGGRLVVAMNPDHVAEDEDLEPIADDDKDGEPSDEEESTDKDLPAEGRVFKRKAQAAEARFWAGLSLTYGKHEGGEAQRVDALSEVEVLPAMIPWREGGVLVDMEEVWQPVYQIGDEVVVAERPFGRGTIVVMTDDYLFMNEAMLKHRSGGFLAWCVGDRHQVLFDETHLGVASRTGIATLIRRYRLSGFFTVLVLLMGLLVWRGASPLVPPYSGRTRGNLVLADQSTEAGLADLLRRSLPRADLPGEAFRRWQASCLRSEGDRRYYARELEEAEAVLAEYAATPDRKRKPLATHLRIKSIIQRKKRKRL, from the coding sequence GTGAAGCGTCAATGGCCCAGTGTCTTACTCTTTCTGTTGGCTTTCGGCGGCATGCTGGCCGGTTTGGGATGGCTTGTGAAGACACGTTTCGAGACCGGCGATGCCTATCCCCGAGGTTCCAGCTTCCGGGCGGATCCCCAAGGTTCCAAAGTGCTTTACGAGAGCTTGAGGCAGCTGCCGGAGTTGGAGGTGGGCCGGAATTTTGAACCTTTTGAGCAGTTGGGCCGGATTCCGCCGTCCTCGACCCTGCTTCTGCTCAACCTTCAGGGGCGTGCCTTGCATGAGCTGGCCCTGACGTCGGCGGTCGAGCAGTTTGTCAGCGGCGGGGGGCGACTGGTTGTGGCTATGAATCCCGACCACGTGGCGGAGGATGAGGACCTTGAGCCCATTGCAGATGACGACAAAGATGGGGAACCTTCTGATGAGGAGGAGTCCACGGACAAGGACTTGCCGGCCGAGGGGCGCGTTTTCAAGCGCAAGGCGCAGGCTGCGGAGGCACGGTTCTGGGCCGGGCTGAGCTTGACCTATGGAAAGCACGAGGGAGGGGAGGCCCAGCGCGTGGATGCATTGTCCGAGGTCGAAGTTTTGCCTGCCATGATTCCCTGGCGTGAGGGAGGTGTTCTGGTCGACATGGAGGAGGTCTGGCAGCCGGTCTACCAAATCGGGGATGAAGTGGTGGTGGCTGAGCGCCCCTTCGGGAGGGGCACGATTGTGGTCATGACCGACGATTATTTGTTCATGAACGAGGCCATGTTGAAGCATCGTTCCGGAGGCTTTCTGGCTTGGTGCGTGGGGGATCGTCATCAAGTGCTCTTTGATGAAACCCATCTCGGGGTGGCTAGCCGGACCGGGATTGCGACCCTGATCCGGCGCTACCGGTTGTCAGGCTTTTTTACTGTCCTCGTGCTGCTCATGGGGCTGTTGGTCTGGCGGGGGGCATCGCCGCTGGTGCCGCCTTATTCCGGCCGCACGCGCGGGAATCTTGTACTGGCCGACCAGTCGACCGAAGCCGGGCTTGCCGATCTCTTGAGGCGCAGTCTGCCCAGGGCTGATTTGCCGGGGGAAGCCTTCCGCCGATGGCAGGCCTCCTGCCTGCGTTCGGAGGGCGACCGTCGTTATTATGCGCGGGAACTTGAGGAAGCCGAGGCCGTGTTGGCCGAGTATGCGGCAACACCGGACCGCAAGCGCAAGCCGCTCGCAACCCATTTGAGAATCAAATCCATCATTCAACGTAAAAAGAGGAAACGCCTGTGA
- a CDS encoding AAA family ATPase, which translates to MNEESLQTFHQQIEAARAEIGKVIIGQKEVIDLALVTILTGSHALIEGVPGVAKTLLVRTLAEVLSVESNRIQFTPDLMPTDITGTSVFNMKTQEFSLVKGPIFTTFLLADEINRAPAKTQSALLQAMQERRVTIDREDLTLDEGFTVFATQNPIEHEGTYPLPQAQQDRFMLKILMDYPEPEDEMSLARRMLSAEAPEKTLAGGAVQAVLAPGELAAAKAALQQVVLRDELLAYIVDLVRRTRTHESVLVGAGPRATQAMLLAARAAAAIDGRDFVAPDDIKTMARPVLSHRLMLRPEYEIEGLTITEVIAQLLDSVPVPR; encoded by the coding sequence GTGAACGAAGAGAGCTTGCAAACATTTCATCAGCAGATCGAGGCTGCCCGAGCGGAAATCGGAAAGGTGATTATCGGGCAGAAGGAAGTGATCGACCTAGCCCTGGTGACCATCCTGACCGGTAGTCACGCGCTCATCGAAGGGGTGCCGGGAGTCGCCAAGACGCTGCTTGTCCGTACCTTGGCCGAAGTGCTTTCGGTTGAGAGCAACCGTATCCAGTTTACTCCCGACCTGATGCCGACGGATATTACCGGGACCAGCGTCTTCAATATGAAGACGCAGGAGTTCAGTCTGGTCAAAGGTCCCATCTTCACGACCTTTCTTTTGGCCGATGAAATCAACCGTGCGCCGGCCAAGACCCAGTCTGCGCTCCTTCAGGCCATGCAGGAGCGGCGGGTGACAATTGACCGCGAAGACCTGACCTTGGACGAAGGCTTCACGGTCTTTGCCACTCAGAACCCGATTGAGCATGAAGGTACTTATCCTCTGCCGCAGGCGCAACAGGACCGGTTCATGTTGAAGATCCTGATGGATTATCCGGAGCCGGAGGACGAAATGAGCCTGGCTCGCCGGATGTTGTCGGCTGAGGCGCCGGAAAAGACGCTTGCTGGCGGCGCGGTGCAGGCGGTCTTGGCGCCGGGGGAGTTGGCGGCGGCGAAGGCCGCGCTCCAGCAGGTAGTCCTTCGCGACGAGTTGTTGGCCTACATTGTGGACCTGGTACGCCGCACCCGGACGCATGAATCCGTGCTGGTTGGTGCCGGGCCCCGGGCGACTCAGGCCATGCTGCTCGCCGCCCGTGCAGCGGCGGCGATTGACGGGCGCGACTTTGTGGCTCCCGACGATATCAAGACCATGGCGAGACCGGTTCTATCGCACCGACTCATGCTGCGCCCCGAATATGAAATTGAGGGTCTTACGATTACGGAGGTAATCGCCCAGCTGCTGGATAGCGTTCCGGTGCCCCGTTGA
- a CDS encoding DUF58 domain-containing protein → MMRPVPSQRCLYLVAVLLPLSLLSAAFGTGGSLLYLVAGGILLISLLDLLLSASRMKGLAVTLDPVTRLSRENPGRITVHIRVDGQPPEFLTVGLPLPVSFLQDDAVRRVKLVDSPSNHWTLDFPVTARLRGVFACPAAYVQLRSVLGLFDVRRVYRSEAEIRVYPNLRRERRQLANLFLNRGLLGIHSQRMVGQGREYEQLREYATGDSIQDIHWKASAKRGELVTKTYQVERTQEIYFVIDHSRLSGLRTTRSETDTDDDYAETLLERYVTAASVLGLVAEQAGDLFGLVAFGSQVSRFVRASSGKQHHQVIQDALFDLKSEPGPFDLDELFSFLRMRLRRRALLIFMTDLNDHAAGEDFGRHVGMIAGQHHVLVNSIRREGVWPMYQNPDAPDLVGELAGHLRWDGLRELQAELRAAGVEFAVLDDEKLSLDLVNQYLSVKQRQIL, encoded by the coding sequence ATGATGCGTCCCGTTCCCAGCCAGCGTTGCCTCTATCTTGTGGCGGTGTTACTTCCGCTCTCCTTGCTCAGTGCCGCTTTCGGCACGGGAGGTAGCTTGCTGTATCTGGTTGCGGGGGGCATTCTCCTGATCTCTTTGCTGGATCTCCTGCTCTCTGCATCGCGTATGAAGGGCTTGGCAGTCACACTTGATCCTGTGACACGACTGTCCCGCGAAAATCCGGGCCGTATTACGGTTCATATCCGCGTGGACGGACAACCGCCGGAGTTTCTGACGGTCGGGCTACCGCTGCCGGTTTCATTCCTGCAGGACGACGCCGTCCGCCGGGTCAAGCTAGTGGACTCGCCCTCCAATCACTGGACGCTGGACTTCCCTGTGACAGCACGGCTGCGCGGTGTTTTTGCCTGTCCTGCCGCCTATGTGCAGCTTCGTTCGGTCTTGGGTCTTTTCGATGTTCGGCGTGTCTATCGCTCCGAAGCGGAGATCCGGGTCTATCCCAACCTGCGTCGCGAGCGCCGGCAATTGGCCAATCTGTTTCTGAACCGTGGCCTGCTTGGGATCCATTCCCAGCGCATGGTCGGCCAGGGACGTGAGTACGAGCAGCTTCGGGAATACGCCACCGGTGACAGTATCCAGGATATTCATTGGAAAGCGTCGGCCAAGCGTGGCGAACTCGTGACCAAGACCTATCAGGTCGAGCGTACGCAGGAGATCTATTTTGTGATCGACCATTCGCGGCTCAGCGGGCTGCGGACTACCCGCTCGGAGACCGACACGGATGACGATTATGCCGAAACCCTGCTGGAACGCTATGTCACTGCAGCCAGTGTGCTTGGTCTGGTCGCGGAGCAGGCTGGGGATCTTTTCGGGCTGGTGGCTTTCGGCAGCCAGGTGTCACGCTTTGTCCGTGCGAGTTCCGGAAAGCAGCATCACCAGGTGATTCAGGATGCGCTCTTCGACCTTAAGTCGGAGCCCGGTCCTTTCGATCTGGACGAGCTCTTTAGTTTTCTTCGGATGCGGTTGAGGCGCCGCGCCCTGCTGATTTTCATGACCGATCTAAACGACCATGCGGCCGGAGAGGACTTTGGCCGTCATGTCGGTATGATTGCCGGTCAGCACCATGTTCTGGTCAATTCGATCCGGCGTGAAGGCGTCTGGCCGATGTACCAAAACCCGGATGCACCGGACTTGGTGGGGGAACTCGCCGGGCACTTGCGCTGGGACGGCTTGCGTGAACTGCAGGCCGAACTCCGTGCGGCCGGGGTCGAATTCGCGGTATTGGATGACGAAAAGCTCAGTCTTGATTTGGTCAACCAGTACCTCTCTGTGAAGCAGCGGCAGATATTGTAG
- a CDS encoding stage II sporulation protein M — MILDTQRFILERRAVWDEYEAMLLRLEADPRTRLATNEVQRFHYLYERVASDLSKLNASAVEPQTQSYLESLVARGFGEMHGTARRTPFFSALVGLLTAFPRTVRRHALEFWLTTALFFGGALFGAAALALDPDSKPVLMPFSHLLGDPSDRVAEEEVEQGRHMDGQKSTFSAQLMTNNIKVSIFALALGMTFGVGTGIVLFYNGVGLGAVAMDYILDGQSVFLSGWLLPHGSVEIPAILLAGQGGLILGRTLIFASGRKSIGARLQAVRDDLVTIISGVALMLVWAGIIESFLSQYHEPVIPYAVKITFGLLQLGGVVAYFTMVGRKESPTGK; from the coding sequence ATGATTCTCGATACACAGCGATTTATTCTTGAGCGACGTGCCGTGTGGGACGAATACGAAGCGATGCTGCTTCGGCTTGAGGCGGACCCCAGGACCCGGCTGGCTACGAACGAAGTGCAGCGCTTCCACTACCTGTACGAGCGTGTGGCTTCGGACCTGTCGAAGCTTAACGCCTCTGCCGTCGAGCCGCAGACGCAAAGCTATCTCGAATCCTTGGTGGCCCGTGGCTTCGGCGAGATGCATGGTACCGCGCGACGAACGCCCTTTTTCTCTGCCCTCGTCGGCTTGCTGACCGCCTTTCCCCGTACCGTGCGCCGGCATGCGCTTGAGTTCTGGTTGACCACGGCACTCTTCTTCGGGGGCGCACTTTTCGGCGCGGCGGCTCTCGCCTTGGATCCCGATTCAAAGCCGGTTCTCATGCCCTTTAGTCATCTCCTCGGTGATCCGAGTGATCGTGTGGCGGAGGAAGAAGTCGAGCAGGGGAGACATATGGACGGGCAGAAATCCACATTCTCCGCCCAGCTGATGACTAATAATATCAAGGTTTCCATCTTTGCCCTGGCGCTCGGTATGACTTTTGGGGTGGGGACCGGCATCGTTTTGTTTTATAATGGCGTCGGCTTGGGTGCGGTCGCGATGGACTACATCCTCGACGGTCAGTCGGTCTTTCTTTCGGGTTGGCTGCTTCCGCACGGCAGTGTCGAGATCCCCGCCATCCTCCTGGCCGGGCAAGGGGGGCTGATTCTTGGGCGCACCCTGATCTTTGCCTCCGGACGCAAAAGTATCGGTGCCCGGCTGCAGGCGGTGCGCGACGATCTGGTTACGATTATTTCGGGCGTCGCGCTCATGTTGGTCTGGGCGGGGATTATCGAGAGCTTCCTCTCCCAGTACCACGAACCTGTGATCCCCTACGCCGTGAAAATTACATTTGGCCTGCTTCAGCTGGGGGGCGTTGTGGCCTATTTTACAATGGTGGGGCGTAAGGAGTCGCCAACGGGGAAATGA
- a CDS encoding RDD family protein, which yields MSDRRFNSLTIQTPEGVRFEHQLASPVVRFIALFIDLAVITTLMSILSVVIAMMGWISLDLAMAFYILLYFVLSIGYFIFLEMLQRGQTIGKRMMQLRVMDAHGLKIRPSQYILRNLLRFVDGFPVLYFLGGLCAILSPRSQRLGDIAAGTVVVRIPESRLPSLGGLMDNMYNSFRDYPRLEALLRQRVLPEQAEVALQALRRRDEMDAVPRAKLFADLAGYYRELVVFPDELVRSISDEQYVRNCVDTIYRGVK from the coding sequence ATGAGCGACCGGCGGTTCAATAGCCTGACTATACAGACTCCGGAAGGCGTGCGGTTCGAGCACCAACTGGCCAGTCCCGTGGTGCGTTTTATCGCCCTCTTTATCGATTTGGCGGTGATTACGACCCTCATGTCGATTCTCTCGGTCGTGATCGCAATGATGGGGTGGATCTCACTCGATCTCGCGATGGCCTTCTATATACTGCTCTACTTTGTCCTCTCGATTGGCTACTTCATCTTCCTTGAAATGCTGCAACGCGGCCAAACCATCGGGAAGCGCATGATGCAGCTGCGGGTGATGGATGCCCATGGGCTTAAGATCCGGCCGAGCCAGTATATCCTACGAAACTTGCTTCGCTTTGTGGATGGTTTTCCGGTTTTGTATTTCCTCGGGGGACTGTGTGCGATCTTGAGTCCCCGGTCCCAGCGCTTGGGCGATATTGCGGCCGGTACGGTCGTTGTTCGTATTCCGGAAAGCCGTCTGCCTTCCCTGGGCGGGCTGATGGACAATATGTATAATTCGTTCCGTGACTATCCACGCCTAGAGGCGCTCTTGCGCCAGCGGGTCCTGCCCGAACAGGCCGAGGTCGCTTTGCAGGCGCTGCGCCGCCGTGACGAGATGGATGCGGTGCCCCGGGCAAAACTCTTTGCCGATCTGGCCGGGTATTACAGAGAGTTGGTGGTGTTTCCCGATGAGCTTGTGCGCTCGATCAGTGATGAACAATACGTGCGCAATTGTGTGGATACGATCTACCGTGGTGTGAAGTAG
- a CDS encoding IclR family transcriptional regulator: protein MSGKHTIPAVDKSLKLLQVLAEASEPMTSAQLARKLEITPSTCYRILQTLVGRDWLRGTSNGAFTFSAGMFPLLKPLSDYQKLFESLGAPLRSMVDQTGLTAKISVKQGDVASTVYRVESPRPLSPSFKVGGSFSLAYGSSGACLMAELADEEVDRILSECSSEIWAYQKPEDVWARIRSVRDTGVCLDCGMYQPSVYGLSVSVHNRDQRGFAALSLIGWANDFTEDKLESLKQSLIECAERCTATLGEKAVA from the coding sequence ATGAGCGGAAAGCACACGATCCCGGCCGTCGATAAGTCCCTGAAACTCCTCCAAGTGTTGGCGGAGGCTTCGGAGCCGATGACGAGTGCCCAACTGGCGCGCAAGCTGGAGATCACGCCGTCGACCTGTTACCGAATCCTGCAGACTTTGGTTGGACGTGACTGGTTGAGAGGGACCTCAAATGGTGCCTTTACATTTTCCGCAGGGATGTTTCCGCTTTTGAAGCCGCTCTCGGATTATCAAAAATTATTCGAAAGCCTGGGCGCGCCGCTTCGCAGTATGGTCGACCAGACAGGGCTGACGGCGAAGATTTCGGTGAAGCAGGGGGATGTTGCCTCGACGGTTTACCGGGTTGAATCCCCGCGCCCCCTGTCACCCAGCTTCAAGGTGGGTGGCTCTTTCTCATTGGCTTACGGTTCAAGTGGCGCGTGCTTGATGGCGGAGCTGGCAGATGAGGAGGTGGATCGCATCCTGAGCGAGTGTTCCTCTGAGATCTGGGCGTATCAAAAGCCGGAGGATGTCTGGGCCCGCATTCGCTCTGTTCGAGACACCGGAGTCTGCCTGGATTGTGGTATGTACCAGCCCTCCGTCTATGGACTGTCAGTTTCAGTCCATAACCGCGATCAACGCGGTTTTGCCGCACTCTCGCTGATCGGCTGGGCCAACGATTTTACGGAGGATAAGCTGGAGAGCTTGAAGCAGAGTTTGATCGAGTGTGCCGAGCGTTGCACCGCGACCCTCGGAGAAAAGGCAGTGGCTTAG
- a CDS encoding SDR family NAD(P)-dependent oxidoreductase yields the protein MELQQFSLKGKTALVTGSSRGIGRSILLGLARLGANVVVHGVRAGEAAESVLAEAKALGVEAQFVAGDLSAPQGGKACAEAVLAAVRQVDIVVLNASIQVKKAWLEQTPEDIEGQLRTNFIASLEMLQVLVPPMKENGWGRILTVGSVQQKKPHPMMLPYAASKCAQESMVRSLAVDLAPHGITVNNLAPGVILTDRNTDALADPDYLELVKSKIPAGYCGESDDCAGVAQLLCSDAGRYITGQDIYADGGMSL from the coding sequence ATGGAATTACAGCAGTTTTCATTGAAGGGAAAGACCGCACTGGTGACCGGTTCGTCACGAGGGATTGGTCGTAGTATTCTACTGGGGCTGGCTCGTCTGGGTGCCAATGTCGTGGTGCACGGTGTGCGTGCAGGCGAGGCGGCCGAATCGGTTTTGGCGGAAGCCAAAGCGCTCGGAGTGGAGGCGCAGTTTGTGGCCGGTGATTTGAGCGCGCCGCAGGGAGGGAAAGCTTGTGCCGAAGCAGTGTTGGCCGCGGTGAGACAGGTTGATATCGTTGTATTGAACGCGTCGATACAGGTCAAAAAGGCATGGCTGGAGCAAACCCCTGAGGACATCGAGGGGCAGTTGCGGACCAACTTCATCGCCTCGCTGGAAATGCTTCAGGTCTTGGTGCCGCCCATGAAGGAGAACGGTTGGGGGCGCATCCTGACCGTTGGCAGCGTACAGCAAAAGAAACCACACCCTATGATGTTGCCCTATGCCGCCTCGAAGTGCGCGCAGGAAAGCATGGTGCGCAGTCTGGCGGTCGATTTGGCCCCACATGGAATTACCGTCAACAACCTGGCTCCCGGAGTCATCCTGACCGATCGCAATACCGATGCCTTGGCCGATCCGGATTACCTTGAGCTGGTGAAATCAAAGATTCCCGCCGGTTATTGCGGTGAGTCGGACGATTGTGCGGGTGTGGCCCAGCTCCTTTGTTCCGATGCGGGGCGTTATATCACCGGGCAGGACATCTATGCCGACGGTGGCATGAGCCTGTAA
- a CDS encoding SGNH/GDSL hydrolase family protein has product MKQVSLIGDSIRMGYQHAVRAELDGEADVWSPEGNCMHSVHHLFNLAWYLDQAADVIHFNCGLWDCRRLGKGSAENAVPVDLYVRNVDFLIRQIRLRTEATLIWATITPVVQSRYNARFTQVTDPCRDASDSAKYNEALAPVLAKHGVEVNDLYTFVMDNGVEEMICDDGVHYTDAASAILGRKVAEEVRKHF; this is encoded by the coding sequence ATGAAGCAAGTTAGTTTAATAGGTGATTCCATCCGTATGGGCTATCAGCATGCCGTGCGCGCCGAACTGGACGGCGAGGCGGATGTTTGGTCGCCGGAAGGCAACTGCATGCACTCCGTCCACCACTTGTTCAACTTGGCCTGGTATCTCGACCAAGCAGCGGATGTGATTCATTTCAATTGTGGACTCTGGGACTGCCGACGCTTGGGGAAGGGCAGTGCGGAGAATGCCGTACCGGTCGACCTTTATGTGCGTAATGTGGATTTCCTGATCCGTCAGATCCGACTCCGAACTGAGGCGACCCTGATCTGGGCGACCATTACGCCGGTGGTCCAGTCTCGTTACAACGCGCGCTTTACGCAGGTGACAGATCCCTGCCGTGACGCTTCCGATTCCGCGAAATATAATGAGGCACTGGCGCCGGTGCTGGCGAAGCACGGAGTCGAGGTGAATGACCTCTATACATTCGTCATGGATAACGGGGTCGAAGAAATGATCTGTGACGATGGCGTGCACTATACGGATGCAGCCAGCGCTATTCTTGGGCGGAAGGTCGCAGAAGAAGTGAGAAAGCATTTTTGA
- a CDS encoding SMP-30/gluconolactonase/LRE family protein, with protein MNIDIIADGLEFPEGPAFDAQGDLWAVELKGGGLIRWSGGSYERVPTGGGPNGIVIDDAGRVLFCDSAERSIRRHDPSAGRTDTMATHVDGEILNKPNDLAFDAVGNLLFTCPGDSRQEPTGYACVMAPSGEVRKIAEGYYFPNGLVFNADGSQLIIAETYKQRLWVGDWDPAELSWTNPRVWAEGLVGAPGPDGMAWGKDGRLYVAVYGSGAVYVISEYGEILDRIELPGKNPTNCAFDPSGELGLVVTEAEQGRLLSIPGLGTGIPLFAGV; from the coding sequence ATGAATATTGATATAATAGCCGATGGTCTTGAATTCCCCGAGGGGCCTGCCTTCGATGCGCAAGGAGACTTATGGGCCGTGGAGTTGAAGGGTGGAGGCCTGATCCGATGGTCAGGTGGCAGCTATGAGCGTGTCCCAACCGGTGGTGGTCCGAATGGCATCGTAATCGACGATGCGGGGCGTGTGCTGTTTTGCGATTCCGCCGAGCGCTCCATTCGTCGCCATGATCCTTCAGCCGGTCGGACGGACACCATGGCGACCCATGTCGACGGCGAGATCCTGAACAAGCCGAATGACCTGGCCTTCGATGCCGTGGGCAACCTTTTGTTTACCTGCCCGGGGGACTCCCGCCAGGAGCCGACCGGCTATGCCTGTGTCATGGCGCCTTCCGGAGAGGTGCGTAAGATTGCGGAGGGCTACTATTTTCCAAACGGCCTGGTGTTCAATGCCGACGGTTCCCAACTGATTATAGCTGAAACCTACAAGCAGCGTCTTTGGGTTGGCGATTGGGATCCGGCGGAATTGAGCTGGACGAATCCTCGGGTCTGGGCCGAAGGGCTCGTCGGGGCGCCGGGGCCCGACGGCATGGCATGGGGCAAGGACGGCCGTCTGTATGTGGCGGTCTATGGTTCCGGTGCTGTGTATGTGATTTCAGAATACGGAGAGATTCTGGACCGCATCGAGCTGCCAGGAAAGAACCCGACCAACTGTGCATTTGATCCCTCGGGCGAACTCGGGCTGGTGGTCACGGAAGCGGAACAGGGGCGTCTCTTAAGTATTCCCGGACTCGGCACGGGCATCCCGCTCTTCGCCGGCGTATAG
- a CDS encoding mannonate dehydratase — MKLTLLLPAVPDDSWVFAKQIGVTHAVVKAAPELSGLAAPDDIDALRTVQKRFGDEGITLVGLEGDQFDMSRIKRGEPGRDEDLERYHRMLRNMGELGLELLCYNFMPRAKTADHDWHRTDVAVPLRGGSLTTCYDVAELPPAPALEFSHEQLWANYTYFIQSVMPVAEEAGVKMGLHPDDPPLPALGAAPRIFNQPEAWLRAFELAPSPNNGVTFCQANFKLMGADLDYWVRRFAELKKLFFVHFRDVSGTAERFTEIWHDEGDDDMGAMVRLYHEVGFEGPIRDDHVPAMHGEKPKVPGYGTLGHLFAVGYLKGLLDAQHISYI; from the coding sequence ATGAAACTGACTTTACTCTTACCCGCGGTACCCGATGACTCCTGGGTCTTTGCCAAGCAAATCGGGGTCACGCACGCGGTCGTGAAGGCTGCGCCGGAATTGTCCGGTCTGGCAGCACCGGATGATATCGATGCCTTGCGGACTGTGCAGAAACGCTTTGGCGACGAGGGGATCACGCTTGTTGGCCTGGAGGGGGACCAGTTCGACATGTCCCGCATCAAGCGAGGCGAGCCCGGCCGCGATGAAGATCTGGAGCGCTATCACCGGATGCTTCGCAACATGGGGGAGTTGGGCCTGGAGCTGCTCTGCTATAATTTTATGCCGCGTGCGAAGACGGCGGACCACGATTGGCATCGTACTGATGTGGCTGTTCCGCTGCGGGGAGGATCGTTGACCACCTGCTACGATGTGGCGGAACTGCCACCGGCTCCGGCGCTTGAGTTCAGCCATGAGCAGCTGTGGGCAAACTACACTTATTTTATCCAATCGGTGATGCCGGTGGCCGAGGAAGCAGGTGTGAAGATGGGCTTGCATCCCGATGATCCGCCTTTGCCGGCCTTGGGCGCGGCCCCGCGCATTTTCAATCAACCAGAGGCTTGGTTGCGTGCCTTCGAACTGGCACCGAGCCCGAACAACGGGGTCACTTTCTGCCAGGCGAATTTCAAGCTGATGGGGGCCGACCTCGACTACTGGGTCCGCCGCTTTGCCGAATTGAAGAAGCTTTTCTTCGTTCACTTCCGCGACGTGTCCGGCACGGCCGAGCGCTTCACCGAGATCTGGCATGACGAGGGCGATGATGACATGGGCGCGATGGTCCGGCTTTACCACGAAGTCGGCTTCGAGGGCCCCATCCGCGACGACCACGTGCCCGCCATGCACGGGGAGAAGCCGAAGGTTCCGGGCTACGGGACGCTGGGCCACCTCTTTGCCGTCGGCTATCTCAAGGGCCTGCTCGATGCCCAACACATTTCATATATTTAA
- a CDS encoding RraA family protein, whose amino-acid sequence MSQQMHVDKLKEMRDTVEITELSIPLEELCERFEKLYTGAVNDVLREMCLPNQGLPSEIMPLRDEMVVCGEAFTVKAVKDPTMGGEMEVRVEMLDDLRPGHIVIWNSNGDDHASHWGGVMTQASMKRGCRGAIIDGGIRDTKDILSQNFPIWYRYRTSNGALSHTKIVGYQVPIYVGEIIIKPGDILLADIDGGVVIPRKIAVAVLERAEQIERNEGEIKEWVAAGLTAEEIHDRGGYF is encoded by the coding sequence ATGAGCCAACAAATGCATGTCGATAAACTGAAGGAGATGCGCGATACCGTGGAAATCACGGAACTGAGCATCCCGCTCGAAGAGCTGTGCGAGCGCTTCGAGAAACTCTACACGGGGGCGGTCAACGATGTCCTGCGTGAAATGTGCCTGCCGAACCAGGGCCTGCCGTCGGAAATCATGCCTTTGCGTGATGAGATGGTTGTCTGTGGTGAAGCCTTTACCGTGAAAGCGGTGAAGGATCCGACGATGGGCGGTGAAATGGAGGTGCGGGTTGAGATGCTCGACGATCTGCGTCCGGGGCACATTGTGATTTGGAATTCCAATGGCGACGACCATGCTTCGCACTGGGGCGGCGTCATGACGCAGGCTTCCATGAAGCGCGGTTGTCGCGGAGCGATCATCGATGGGGGGATTCGCGACACAAAGGACATCCTGAGCCAGAACTTCCCGATCTGGTACCGTTATCGCACCAGTAACGGCGCGCTCTCGCATACCAAGATCGTGGGGTACCAAGTTCCGATTTATGTCGGAGAGATCATCATCAAGCCGGGCGATATCCTGCTCGCCGATATTGACGGAGGTGTCGTTATTCCACGTAAGATCGCGGTAGCCGTGCTGGAACGTGCCGAACAGATCGAACGCAACGAAGGGGAAATCAAGGAGTGGGTGGCTGCCGGTTTGACTGCCGAAGAGATCCACGACCGCGGCGGTTATTTCTGA
- the rsmI gene encoding 16S rRNA (cytidine(1402)-2'-O)-methyltransferase: MSDTSSSGTLTLVAAPIGNLSDCTPRAVEALRTAITIACEDTRVTGKLLSKLGIEEHGKLVSYREENESQMAGELADRMAAGEDIVLVADAGTPAISDPGFRLVRECRKRGLPVTTTPGVSAVITALSLSGLPSDGFLYVGFLAPKSAARIRFFEKYRDFEYTLVVYESCHRIGKFLDNLVDTLGPDRCISVCRELTKLHETVHSGPASDVRDRVAKGSQKGEFVVCIAKDGFEL, from the coding sequence ATGTCCGACACATCCAGCTCAGGAACCCTGACCCTCGTCGCCGCCCCGATCGGCAACCTCTCCGACTGCACCCCTCGGGCGGTCGAAGCGCTGCGGACCGCCATCACCATCGCCTGCGAGGACACGCGGGTGACCGGCAAACTGCTGAGCAAACTGGGAATCGAGGAACACGGGAAACTGGTCTCCTACCGTGAGGAGAACGAGAGCCAAATGGCCGGCGAGCTGGCCGACCGGATGGCCGCAGGTGAAGACATCGTCCTTGTGGCCGATGCAGGCACCCCGGCGATCAGCGACCCCGGCTTCCGTCTCGTACGCGAATGCCGGAAACGTGGTCTTCCGGTGACGACCACCCCCGGGGTCAGCGCTGTGATCACGGCCCTCTCCCTCTCCGGCCTGCCGAGCGACGGCTTTCTTTACGTCGGCTTCCTCGCTCCAAAGAGCGCGGCCCGCATCCGGTTCTTCGAAAAGTATCGTGATTTCGAATACACGCTTGTGGTCTATGAATCCTGCCACCGTATCGGCAAGTTTCTCGACAACCTGGTCGACACCCTCGGCCCGGACCGCTGCATCAGCGTCTGCCGGGAGCTGACCAAACTGCACGAAACGGTGCACAGCGGACCGGCCTCCGATGTCAGGGACCGCGTCGCCAAAGGCAGCCAGAAGGGCGAGTTTGTGGTCTGCATCGCAAAGGACGGATTCGAACTCTGA